One genomic segment of Mesoterricola silvestris includes these proteins:
- a CDS encoding thioredoxin family protein, whose amino-acid sequence MPMPPILPALDWKSVFESGLPYSQWITQGTHPANRDRMAEILGSAQLEPQARAWLGALPRPVRVVAIAEDWCGDVVRHVPVLQRLAQAAPNLQVRFVSREQHPQVFARFLTNGGEAIPKFIFLSEAWVECGNWGPMPAALRDLIARGKACGDVAAARRKVSARYEADPAGRETQRELMALIETAACTEP is encoded by the coding sequence ATGCCCATGCCCCCCATCCTTCCCGCCCTGGACTGGAAATCCGTTTTCGAGTCCGGCCTGCCCTATTCCCAATGGATCACCCAAGGCACCCATCCGGCCAACCGGGACCGCATGGCTGAGATCCTGGGCTCCGCCCAGCTGGAGCCCCAGGCACGGGCCTGGCTGGGGGCCCTTCCCCGGCCGGTGCGGGTGGTGGCCATCGCCGAGGACTGGTGCGGGGACGTGGTCCGGCACGTGCCGGTGCTCCAGCGCCTGGCCCAGGCCGCCCCGAATCTCCAGGTGCGCTTCGTTTCTCGGGAGCAGCACCCCCAGGTCTTCGCCCGCTTCCTCACCAACGGCGGGGAGGCCATCCCCAAGTTCATCTTCCTTTCCGAAGCCTGGGTGGAATGCGGCAACTGGGGCCCCATGCCCGCGGCCCTGAGGGACCTCATCGCCCGGGGCAAGGCCTGCGGCGACGTGGCCGCCGCCCGCCGGAAGGTCTCCGCCCGCTACGAGGCCGACCCCGCGGGCCGGGAGACCCAGCGGGAGTTGATGGCCCTGATCGAGACCGCAGCCTGCACCGAACCCTGA
- a CDS encoding methyl-accepting chemotaxis protein, protein MAFLANLRLTARLLLAFLVVSIITVLVGLYGLNGTSTVADRMHSVYQDNVLGQKYVANTLVSLAALQQRVVYMALAVDAKGRAEEMAVIEDGKKSVLDWMAKERSSAMSDVEAGMWKEFDAKWATYTDAIKRAEGLLNSTKHEDGRLLVVNETRPMYKDLRALVMKIFEDNGRVAEEGDKAGAAVYASLRRNIILIIFAAFGLAMGLGFLVIRVIKRQVGGEPADAALIAQQVAAGDLAVAVNLMPGDTTSMMASIKNMVEKLASVVGQVQDAAQSLVGASEQLSSTAQSLSQGASEQAASVEETSASVEEMSASIAQNNENAKVTGDIAIRTAKETVDGGQAVKETVGAMKQIAQKIAIIDDIAYQTNLLALNAAIEAGRAGEHGKGFAVVAAEVRKLAERSQVAAEEISGLASGSVDLAERAGKLLDTIVPSIQKTSDLVMEIAAASAEQNSGVGQINAAIGQISQTVAHSAAASEELASTSEEVNAQALELQSTMEFFRLARAAAQTRKRSASRPSAPARRTAAPREAEEGEFSRF, encoded by the coding sequence ATGGCTTTCCTGGCGAATCTTCGCTTGACCGCCCGTCTTCTACTGGCCTTCCTGGTGGTCTCCATCATCACGGTGCTGGTGGGGCTGTACGGGCTGAACGGGACCTCCACCGTCGCCGACCGCATGCACTCCGTGTACCAGGACAATGTCCTGGGCCAGAAGTACGTGGCCAACACCCTGGTGTCCCTGGCGGCCCTCCAGCAGCGGGTGGTGTACATGGCCCTGGCCGTGGACGCCAAGGGGCGCGCGGAGGAAATGGCCGTGATCGAGGACGGCAAGAAGTCCGTCCTGGACTGGATGGCCAAGGAGCGCTCCAGCGCCATGAGCGACGTCGAGGCCGGGATGTGGAAGGAATTCGACGCCAAGTGGGCCACGTACACCGATGCCATCAAGCGGGCCGAGGGCCTCCTCAACTCCACCAAGCATGAGGATGGCCGGCTCCTGGTGGTGAACGAGACCCGGCCCATGTACAAGGATCTCCGGGCCCTGGTCATGAAGATCTTCGAGGACAACGGCCGGGTGGCGGAAGAGGGCGACAAGGCGGGGGCAGCCGTCTACGCGTCCCTGCGCCGCAATATCATTCTCATCATCTTCGCGGCCTTCGGTCTGGCCATGGGCCTGGGCTTCCTGGTGATCCGGGTGATCAAGCGGCAAGTGGGCGGCGAGCCGGCGGATGCCGCCCTCATCGCCCAGCAGGTGGCGGCGGGGGACCTGGCAGTCGCCGTGAACCTCATGCCCGGCGACACCACCAGCATGATGGCCTCCATCAAGAACATGGTGGAGAAGCTCGCCTCCGTGGTGGGGCAGGTGCAGGATGCCGCCCAGTCCCTGGTGGGGGCTTCGGAACAGCTCAGCTCCACGGCCCAGTCCCTGAGCCAGGGCGCCAGCGAACAGGCAGCGAGCGTGGAGGAGACCAGCGCCTCCGTGGAGGAAATGAGCGCGTCCATCGCCCAGAACAACGAGAACGCCAAGGTGACCGGGGATATCGCCATCAGGACGGCCAAGGAGACGGTGGACGGGGGCCAGGCGGTGAAGGAGACCGTGGGGGCCATGAAGCAGATCGCCCAGAAGATCGCCATCATCGACGACATCGCCTATCAGACCAACCTGCTCGCCCTGAACGCGGCCATCGAGGCGGGACGGGCCGGCGAGCACGGCAAGGGGTTTGCCGTCGTGGCGGCCGAAGTGCGGAAGCTGGCCGAGCGAAGCCAGGTGGCGGCCGAAGAGATCAGCGGGCTGGCCTCGGGCAGCGTGGATCTGGCGGAACGGGCGGGCAAGCTGCTCGACACCATCGTGCCCTCCATCCAGAAGACCTCGGACCTGGTCATGGAGATCGCCGCGGCCTCCGCGGAACAGAATTCCGGGGTGGGCCAGATCAACGCGGCCATCGGGCAGATCAGCCAGACCGTGGCCCACAGCGCCGCCGCGTCGGAGGAACTGGCCTCCACCTCCGAGGAGGTCAACGCCCAGGCCCTGGAGCTCCAGTCCACCATGGAATTCTTCCGCCTGGCCCGGGCCGCCGCCCAGACCCGGAAACGCAGCGCCTCGCGGCCTTCCGCGCCGGCGCGCAGGACCGCGGCCCCGCGGGAGGCGGAGGAGGGGGAATTCTCCCGCTTTTGA
- a CDS encoding methyl-accepting chemotaxis protein: MESPARGTHLSLPPQLEAYGLPAVVFLAPWLASGFSWKGGVLGLAALGCLLLARRPKPADPVPEAPAPVEAAPAGRPGIEQVAGAVVPLWAGQTTQARAEMEEAITALTGRFSAMQRNLKEAVHSAGLDTNRSLQATIEGGAAALHGVVEDLEAGARARNAVLEKIQDLAAITEELRTMSEEVAAIANQTNLLALNAAIEAAHARELGRGFAVVADEVRKLSMRSGTTGNAITSKVAWVNKSLLDTLAATQAFATTDAEIVQRADATIKKVVEDIQEGVTLLSESAQRFEGVGSHLGQEISGTLVHLQFQDRVGQILQSVVADMEKFSHRLEHHPSGLEVDQWLAELATTYTTAEQLAIHRGEQTSQDSDSDITFF; the protein is encoded by the coding sequence TTGGAATCCCCAGCCCGTGGAACCCACCTTTCCCTCCCCCCGCAGCTGGAAGCCTACGGCCTCCCCGCCGTGGTCTTCCTGGCCCCATGGCTCGCCTCCGGGTTCTCCTGGAAGGGCGGGGTCCTGGGCCTCGCGGCCCTGGGGTGCCTCCTCCTGGCCCGGCGTCCGAAACCCGCGGATCCCGTCCCGGAGGCGCCGGCGCCCGTGGAGGCAGCCCCCGCGGGCCGCCCCGGCATCGAGCAGGTCGCCGGCGCCGTGGTTCCCCTCTGGGCGGGCCAGACCACCCAGGCCCGGGCGGAAATGGAGGAGGCCATCACGGCCCTCACCGGGCGCTTCTCGGCCATGCAGCGCAACCTCAAGGAGGCCGTCCACTCCGCGGGGCTCGACACCAACCGCAGTCTCCAGGCCACCATCGAGGGGGGCGCGGCCGCCCTGCACGGGGTGGTGGAGGACCTGGAGGCCGGCGCCCGGGCCCGCAACGCCGTGCTGGAGAAGATCCAGGACCTGGCGGCCATCACCGAGGAACTGCGGACCATGTCCGAGGAGGTGGCCGCCATCGCCAACCAGACCAACCTCCTGGCCCTGAACGCCGCCATCGAGGCCGCCCACGCCCGGGAACTGGGCCGGGGCTTCGCGGTGGTGGCCGACGAAGTGCGCAAGCTGAGCATGCGCTCGGGCACCACGGGCAACGCCATCACCTCCAAGGTGGCCTGGGTGAACAAGTCGCTCCTGGACACCCTGGCCGCCACCCAGGCCTTCGCCACCACGGACGCGGAAATCGTCCAGAGGGCGGACGCCACCATCAAGAAGGTGGTGGAGGACATCCAGGAGGGCGTCACGCTCCTGTCCGAGTCCGCCCAGCGCTTCGAGGGCGTGGGCAGCCACCTGGGCCAGGAGATCTCCGGGACCCTGGTCCACCTGCAGTTCCAGGACCGGGTCGGGCAGATCCTCCAGAGCGTCGTGGCCGACATGGAGAAATTCAGCCACCGCCTCGAGCACCACCCTTCCGGCCTGGAGGTGGACCAGTGGCTCGCCGAGCTCGCCACCACCTACACCACCGCCGAGCAGCTCGCCATCCACCGCGGCGAGCAGACCTCCCAGGACTCCGATTCCGACATCACCTTCTTCTGA
- a CDS encoding response regulator, translating into MAKTIMIIDDSVSLRQVVAIALAGAGYDVIEACDGQDALAKLTGQKIHLMICDVNMPNMDGITFLKSIRVHPSYKFTPVIMLTTEAGEDKKREGQAAGARAWVVKPFKPEQLLVAVSKLILP; encoded by the coding sequence ATGGCAAAAACCATCATGATCATCGACGATTCCGTGAGCCTCCGCCAGGTGGTGGCCATCGCCCTGGCCGGCGCGGGCTATGACGTCATCGAGGCCTGCGACGGCCAGGACGCCCTCGCCAAGCTCACGGGGCAGAAGATCCACCTGATGATCTGCGACGTGAACATGCCCAACATGGACGGCATCACCTTCCTCAAGTCCATCCGGGTGCACCCCTCCTACAAGTTCACCCCGGTGATCATGCTCACCACCGAAGCCGGGGAGGACAAGAAGCGCGAGGGCCAGGCCGCCGGGGCCCGGGCCTGGGTGGTCAAGCCCTTCAAGCCCGAGCAGCTCCTCGTCGCCGTATCCAAGTTGATCCTTCCCTGA
- a CDS encoding STAS domain-containing protein, with protein sequence MIAFERSQHTLLLSGELTIYHAAEARQRLGEELSADPALELDLSGIEEIDTAGAQVLLWLKREARSLGLALPYTSHSPAVLDVLDQLNLAGAFGDTLLIAPNA encoded by the coding sequence ATGATCGCCTTCGAACGCTCCCAGCACACCCTCCTCCTCTCCGGCGAACTCACCATCTATCACGCCGCCGAGGCGCGCCAGCGCCTCGGGGAGGAGCTTTCCGCCGATCCGGCGCTGGAGCTGGACCTTTCGGGCATCGAGGAGATCGACACCGCCGGCGCCCAGGTGCTGCTCTGGCTCAAGCGCGAGGCCCGGTCCCTGGGCCTGGCGCTGCCCTACACCAGCCACAGCCCCGCCGTCCTGGACGTGCTCGACCAGCTCAACCTGGCCGGCGCCTTCGGGGACACCCTGCTCATCGCTCCCAACGCCTGA